Proteins co-encoded in one Stenotrophomonas maltophilia genomic window:
- the rnd gene encoding ribonuclease D yields MAIWITTPAELDAYFQQRPTRIGLDTEFIRERTFWPQLALVQMAVGQDILLIDPLIPGMTDALVPWLADESITKVMHSASEDLVAFKWACGVLPRPLFDTQIGAALAGIGGGMGYQKLVAEITGVTLAKGETRSDWMRRPLSESQLQYAADDVEHLFALHDAIDARLRALGRQQWLHDDGERLLASVANDEDRWPHLGMRSAQFLDAAAQRRLLRLLRWRDVQARNSDRPRSWILDNELAATLARTPPADADALGKLFEQFPKAPRKLAGAVWQALQTPLADEADAPLALPANDSNKQALKKLQDAVAERSRDLGLPDGVLASRKHLESYLERRQWPTALAGWRQQELESRLQALLPPR; encoded by the coding sequence GTGGCAATCTGGATCACCACCCCCGCCGAGCTGGACGCGTACTTCCAGCAGCGCCCGACCCGCATCGGCCTGGACACCGAATTCATCCGTGAACGCACCTTCTGGCCGCAGCTGGCGCTGGTGCAGATGGCGGTCGGCCAGGACATCCTGCTGATCGACCCGCTGATTCCCGGCATGACCGACGCACTGGTGCCGTGGCTGGCCGACGAATCGATCACCAAGGTGATGCACAGTGCCAGCGAGGATCTGGTCGCGTTCAAGTGGGCCTGCGGCGTGCTGCCGCGCCCCCTGTTCGACACCCAGATCGGCGCCGCACTGGCCGGCATCGGCGGTGGCATGGGCTACCAGAAGCTGGTGGCGGAAATCACCGGGGTGACCCTGGCCAAGGGCGAGACCCGTTCGGACTGGATGCGCCGGCCGCTGTCCGAGTCGCAGCTGCAGTATGCCGCCGATGATGTCGAGCACCTGTTCGCCCTGCATGACGCGATCGATGCCAGGCTGCGGGCGCTGGGGCGCCAGCAGTGGCTGCATGACGATGGCGAGCGCCTGCTGGCCAGTGTCGCCAACGATGAGGATCGCTGGCCGCATCTGGGGATGCGCTCGGCACAGTTCCTCGATGCCGCCGCCCAGCGTCGCCTGCTCCGCCTGCTGCGCTGGCGCGACGTGCAGGCGCGCAACAGCGACCGGCCGCGCAGCTGGATCCTGGACAACGAACTGGCCGCCACCCTCGCACGTACGCCGCCGGCCGATGCGGACGCGCTGGGCAAGCTGTTCGAGCAGTTCCCGAAAGCACCGCGCAAGCTCGCCGGTGCCGTGTGGCAGGCCCTGCAGACACCGTTGGCTGACGAGGCCGACGCACCGCTTGCGCTGCCAGCCAATGACAGCAACAAGCAGGCCCTGAAGAAGCTGCAGGATGCGGTCGCCGAACGCAGCCGCGATCTGGGCCTGCCCGACGGCGTGCTGGCTTCGCGAAAGCATCTGGAGAGCTATCTGGAACGCCGCCAGTGGCCCACCGCGCTGGCCGGCTGGCGCCAGCAGGAACTGGAGTCACGGCTGCAGGCGCTGTTACCGCCACGCTGA
- a CDS encoding TetR/AcrR family transcriptional regulator produces the protein MAGRPREFDRDQALRKAMLLFWQHGYEGTSMSALVETLGIASARIYAAFGSKEQLFREAVALYEEGEGGFAPRALENASLREAIGSMLREAVLTYTRRGRPHGCLVVSSASSVSPDGEGVRDWLASHRRQRTAAIIARLQQAQAEGELADDAAVQALGDHFATVLHGISVQARDGISRERLLAMVDVALTPLP, from the coding sequence ATGGCAGGGCGACCGCGCGAATTCGACAGGGACCAGGCGTTGCGCAAGGCGATGCTGCTGTTCTGGCAGCATGGCTATGAGGGAACCTCGATGTCGGCGCTGGTCGAAACGCTGGGCATCGCCTCGGCGCGCATCTATGCCGCGTTCGGCAGCAAGGAGCAGCTGTTCCGCGAGGCCGTGGCGCTGTACGAAGAAGGCGAGGGTGGGTTCGCACCGCGCGCGCTGGAAAACGCGTCGCTGCGTGAGGCGATCGGTTCGATGCTGCGCGAGGCGGTGCTCACCTACACCCGCCGCGGGCGTCCGCACGGCTGCCTGGTGGTGTCTTCGGCCAGCAGCGTGTCGCCCGATGGCGAGGGCGTGCGCGACTGGCTGGCCAGCCATCGTCGCCAGCGCACGGCGGCGATCATCGCGCGGCTGCAGCAGGCGCAGGCCGAGGGCGAGCTGGCCGACGACGCGGCGGTGCAGGCGCTGGGCGATCACTTCGCCACGGTGTTGCACGGCATCTCGGTGCAGGCCCGCGATGGCATCAGCCGCGAACGCCTGCTGGCGATGGTCGATGTCGCGCTGACTCCGCTGCCGTGA
- a CDS encoding sugar phosphate isomerase/epimerase family protein encodes MQTLKGPSLHLAQFASDQAPFNSLAGIAAWAAGHGFKALQIPAWDARLFDLATAADSQDYCDDIRGTLAEHGLQVSELTTHILGQLVAVHPAYDELCDGFAPEALRGNPQARSEWAQQQLHLAARASRRLGLQDMGTFSGSFAWPYLFPFPQRPPGLIDAAFDELARRWRPILDTCEDNGVNLCYEIHPSEDLHDGTSFERFYERVGQHERCRILFDPSHFVLQQLDYLQYLDIYHPLIRMFHVKDAEFRPSGRQGIYGGYADWTERAGRFRSLGDGQVDFKSIFSKLAQYDYQGWATLEWECCLKDQEAGAREGAAFIRDHIIPVTDKIFDDFAGAPISTAQMQHMLGIA; translated from the coding sequence ATGCAAACCCTCAAGGGCCCCAGCCTGCACCTGGCACAGTTCGCCAGCGACCAGGCCCCGTTCAACAGCCTTGCCGGCATCGCCGCCTGGGCCGCCGGCCACGGCTTCAAGGCGCTGCAGATTCCCGCGTGGGATGCACGCCTGTTCGACCTGGCCACCGCCGCCGACAGCCAGGACTACTGCGACGACATCCGCGGCACCCTGGCCGAGCACGGCCTGCAGGTCAGCGAACTGACCACCCACATCCTCGGCCAGCTGGTGGCGGTGCATCCGGCCTACGATGAACTCTGCGATGGCTTCGCGCCGGAGGCGCTGCGCGGCAATCCGCAGGCCCGCAGCGAGTGGGCGCAGCAGCAGCTGCACCTGGCCGCCCGCGCCTCGCGCCGGCTCGGCCTGCAGGACATGGGCACCTTCTCCGGCTCGTTCGCCTGGCCGTACCTGTTCCCGTTCCCGCAGCGCCCGCCGGGCCTGATCGATGCCGCCTTCGATGAACTGGCCCGTCGCTGGCGGCCGATCCTCGATACCTGCGAGGACAACGGCGTCAACCTTTGCTACGAGATCCACCCCAGCGAAGACCTGCATGACGGCACCAGCTTCGAGCGCTTCTACGAACGCGTCGGCCAGCACGAGCGCTGCCGCATCCTGTTCGATCCCAGCCACTTCGTGCTGCAGCAGCTGGATTACCTGCAGTACCTGGACATCTACCACCCGCTGATCCGCATGTTCCACGTCAAGGATGCGGAGTTCCGTCCCAGCGGCCGCCAGGGCATCTACGGTGGCTATGCCGACTGGACCGAGCGGGCCGGTCGCTTCCGCTCGCTCGGCGATGGCCAGGTCGATTTCAAGTCGATCTTCTCCAAGCTGGCCCAGTACGACTACCAGGGCTGGGCGACACTGGAATGGGAGTGCTGCCTGAAGGACCAGGAAGCCGGCGCGCGCGAAGGCGCTGCGTTCATCCGCGACCACATCATTCCGGTCACCGACAAGATCTTCGACGATTTCGCCGGTGCGCCGATCAGCACCGCACAGATGCAGCACATGCTCGGCATCGCCTGA
- a CDS encoding alpha/beta fold hydrolase, protein MTMSLPAGAAGDDPLRHHYLRIDGQRVHCVSAGHGEPVLLIPGWPQTWYAWRHVLHALAEAGFEVIAVDPPGIGESDRPAHGYDTGSAAAVLHQTMLALGHARYQVVGHDIGMWIAYALASDQPQAVRQLAVTEAVIPGLAPEPGIFAAPADNIFLWHFMFNQVADLPEALISGRERAYLEFMFDRWSYRRDAVAADTYIAAYSRPGALRAGFAWYRAIPETIRQNKERAQRRLAMPVLAIGAEHATADAPMLTLQPHADNVRGSIVPGCGHFIMEEAPQAFLDQLLPFLREARHAA, encoded by the coding sequence ATGACCATGTCCCTTCCCGCTGGCGCTGCCGGCGATGACCCCCTGCGCCACCACTACCTGCGCATCGACGGCCAGCGCGTGCATTGCGTGTCCGCCGGCCACGGCGAACCGGTGCTGCTGATTCCCGGCTGGCCACAGACCTGGTACGCCTGGCGTCACGTGCTGCACGCGCTGGCCGAAGCCGGCTTCGAAGTGATCGCGGTCGATCCGCCCGGCATCGGCGAGTCCGACCGCCCGGCCCATGGCTATGACACCGGCAGCGCCGCCGCGGTGCTGCACCAGACCATGCTGGCACTGGGCCATGCGCGCTATCAGGTGGTTGGCCATGACATCGGCATGTGGATCGCCTATGCACTGGCCAGCGACCAGCCGCAGGCGGTGCGCCAGCTGGCCGTCACCGAGGCGGTGATTCCAGGCCTCGCACCGGAACCGGGCATCTTCGCCGCACCGGCCGACAACATCTTCCTCTGGCACTTCATGTTCAACCAGGTCGCCGACCTGCCCGAGGCACTCATCAGCGGCCGCGAGCGCGCCTACCTGGAATTCATGTTCGATCGCTGGTCGTACCGCCGCGATGCGGTGGCCGCCGATACCTACATCGCCGCCTACAGCCGCCCCGGTGCACTGCGGGCCGGCTTCGCCTGGTACCGCGCGATTCCGGAAACCATCCGCCAGAACAAGGAACGTGCGCAGCGCCGGCTGGCGATGCCGGTGCTGGCCATCGGCGCTGAGCACGCCACTGCCGATGCGCCGATGCTGACCCTGCAACCGCATGCCGACAATGTGCGCGGCAGCATCGTGCCCGGCTGCGGCCACTTCATCATGGAAGAAGCCCCGCAGGCGTTCCTGGACCAGCTGCTGCCGTTCCTGCGGGAGGCACGTCATGCGGCTTGA
- a CDS encoding TonB-dependent receptor: MPSHTDSRRLSGTSSSSVSFRHHPLALACAGLALVGSFGAAGQDSAPTPTGLDTITVTAEHREQNLQEVPVSVGVVQGERMRDFTAGGDDTLLALSGRVPSLYAETTTGRIFPRFYIRGLGNIDFYLGASQPVSIIQDDVVLEHVVLKSNPVYDVDQVEVLRGPQGSLFGRNTTAGIIKFDTLKPTQDYTGRVSASYATYNSVSIDGGFGGPINDVASFRVSALYQHRDDYVDNTYTGPSADGTVSPKKNAMGGFDDRNVRAQLLLTPSEQFSILASAHARDYEGTSTLFLRSALTKGSNKTDVARDKVAYDEADNNPQAYKTYGGSVKARYDFGAIDFTSITAYETTSGYSRGDTDGGAAVNFPVNGVRNGYGQSMGRIRDLDQWTQEFRLASHDDSALQWQAGAFYFNGSDTTDFYQRAWFLQGAARNPNNWVRLRNKNTSWAGFGQLSYAFTDKFTVTAGLRQTRDEKHTRLLKTADTAAGVVTYKGRTDVKMSDTTPSWDLSAMYQITPDVSVYAKVARGFRGPTIQGRSAVFNADFTTADSETILSWEAGVKSSLWDNRLRLNATAFTYTVNDIQLNGNDSDGNGVLFNADKAKAYGFEADMELRPIPNLTLSAGVSLLHSEIKDKRVYAQVCGLNGQVVCTVNDPTIKVGANTFAQIDGNPLPNAPKYNVNLAARYDFPVSDAGTMFVSTDWNKQGYTSFVLYDSKEFNSKGDFEGGLKIGYSGNYGAYEVALFARNITNEKNLKGVIENYMAAVYNEPRTVGVSLNMNW; encoded by the coding sequence ATGCCCTCCCATACCGATTCCCGCCGCCTGTCGGGTACGTCGTCTTCCTCCGTTTCCTTCCGCCACCACCCGCTGGCCCTGGCCTGTGCCGGTCTGGCCCTGGTCGGCAGCTTCGGTGCCGCCGGGCAGGACAGCGCGCCGACCCCCACCGGGCTGGACACGATCACCGTGACCGCCGAGCACCGCGAGCAGAACCTGCAGGAAGTGCCCGTCTCGGTGGGCGTGGTGCAGGGCGAGCGCATGCGCGACTTCACCGCCGGTGGCGATGACACGCTACTGGCGCTGTCTGGCCGCGTGCCGAGCCTGTATGCGGAAACCACCACCGGCCGCATCTTCCCGCGCTTCTACATCCGTGGCCTGGGCAACATCGACTTCTACCTGGGTGCCTCGCAGCCGGTGTCGATCATCCAGGACGACGTGGTGCTGGAACATGTGGTACTGAAGTCCAACCCGGTCTATGACGTGGACCAGGTGGAAGTGCTGCGCGGCCCGCAGGGCTCGCTGTTCGGCCGCAACACCACCGCCGGCATCATCAAGTTCGACACGCTGAAGCCGACCCAGGACTACACCGGCCGCGTCAGCGCCAGCTATGCGACCTACAACAGCGTGTCGATCGACGGTGGTTTCGGCGGCCCGATCAACGACGTCGCCTCGTTCCGCGTGTCGGCGCTGTACCAGCACCGCGATGACTACGTCGACAACACCTACACCGGCCCGAGCGCCGATGGCACGGTCAGCCCGAAGAAGAATGCCATGGGCGGCTTCGATGACCGCAACGTGCGCGCACAGCTGCTGCTGACCCCGAGCGAACAGTTCTCGATCCTGGCCTCGGCCCATGCCCGCGATTACGAAGGCACCTCGACCCTGTTCCTGCGCAGCGCGCTGACCAAGGGCTCGAACAAGACCGACGTGGCGCGCGACAAGGTGGCCTACGACGAAGCCGACAACAACCCGCAGGCCTACAAGACCTACGGCGGCTCGGTGAAGGCGCGCTACGACTTCGGCGCGATCGACTTCACCTCGATCACCGCCTACGAGACTACCTCCGGCTACAGCCGTGGTGATACTGACGGCGGCGCTGCGGTGAACTTCCCGGTCAACGGTGTGCGCAACGGCTATGGCCAGTCGATGGGCCGCATCCGCGACCTGGACCAGTGGACCCAGGAATTCCGCCTGGCCAGCCATGACGACAGCGCGCTGCAGTGGCAGGCCGGTGCGTTCTACTTCAATGGCAGCGACACCACCGATTTCTACCAGCGCGCCTGGTTCCTGCAGGGCGCGGCCCGCAACCCGAACAACTGGGTGCGCCTGCGCAACAAGAACACCTCGTGGGCCGGTTTCGGCCAGCTGAGCTACGCCTTCACCGACAAGTTCACCGTCACCGCAGGCCTGCGCCAGACCAGGGACGAGAAGCACACCCGCCTGCTGAAGACCGCCGACACCGCCGCCGGCGTGGTCACCTACAAGGGCCGCACCGACGTCAAGATGTCCGACACCACCCCGAGCTGGGATCTGAGCGCGATGTATCAGATCACTCCGGACGTGAGCGTCTATGCGAAGGTCGCGCGCGGCTTCCGTGGCCCGACCATCCAGGGCCGCTCTGCGGTGTTCAATGCCGACTTCACCACCGCCGATTCCGAGACCATCCTGTCCTGGGAAGCGGGCGTGAAGAGCAGCCTGTGGGACAACCGCCTGCGCCTGAACGCCACCGCGTTCACCTACACCGTCAACGACATCCAGCTCAACGGCAACGATTCGGACGGCAACGGCGTGCTGTTCAACGCCGACAAGGCCAAGGCCTACGGCTTTGAAGCGGACATGGAGCTGCGCCCGATCCCGAACCTGACCCTGAGCGCCGGCGTCAGCCTGCTGCACAGCGAGATCAAGGACAAGCGCGTGTACGCGCAGGTCTGCGGCCTCAACGGCCAAGTGGTGTGCACCGTGAATGACCCGACCATCAAGGTTGGTGCCAACACCTTCGCGCAGATCGACGGCAATCCGCTGCCGAACGCACCGAAGTACAACGTCAACCTGGCCGCCCGTTACGACTTCCCGGTCAGCGATGCCGGCACCATGTTCGTGTCCACCGACTGGAACAAGCAGGGTTACACCAGCTTCGTGCTGTACGACAGCAAGGAATTCAACTCCAAGGGTGATTTCGAGGGCGGCCTGAAGATCGGCTACTCGGGCAACTACGGTGCCTACGAAGTGGCGCTGTTCGCGCGCAACATCACCAACGAGAAGAACCTCAAGGGTGTGATCGAGAACTACATGGCCGCGGTCTACAACGAACCGCGCACCGTGGGTGTCTCGCTGAACATGAACTGGTAA
- a CDS encoding DUF4034 domain-containing protein: MTNGIAKDGLSVEDLAWRAQARSALQAQDYAALDALLAPHEQVWLDGVRPLPGIRWRLRNLHDAELSLDERLQQAQQWVAAAPHSYYAHLRLGACWESAAGALRSADVAALVEDSQWLAARLARDHAVHAYLQAIPLSSRPALALDGIKRITSYLREPNWLLALQAGRPAESDEQVLAERYPQAWPQAVQMLSRFGAPLQTLPSALPALLQERDQDDFDAPLAYWMHLVLQQRPNDQSTLEDTLYYLYPRWGGSHEAMEDFIEGSWCRGLELAQRNALRWCKEQDWLGELPHRDDADAVAAHERAYAQILDGHLERFVRAEVLIQRAALRFHLGRIEEIEDQVHWNAGCMQAVLEDLQQAWTLDRDMVLHGGFSGLEACTWFAHVDGAGALFAQVVDYAAHEGDSALGLLWAATAIEHGLLGQTADPARAQPLLQRALKIAAEQKTSTVTFASNLFCDVSQDAGLSLLQRMADAGDAGAMAALCDLYKGRLGGRDQPDFVDAQKALYWQERAVEGGDLIATYNLGVRLVAAGGADNEARARELYLRCLREAEAGERVWGPTCRNLACLAFDGQNDAHKREAVECALIPLWWRGEDDDKLWAAGYLADVYHFGNGVPANAFLALTWLQRASEIDTGYVDVVRMTPLINGEGRWFGASRARKQQAQDRQQVDSATWALTFGQRSQDSDLTAV, encoded by the coding sequence ATGACAAACGGAATTGCGAAGGACGGCCTCTCTGTGGAGGATCTGGCCTGGCGCGCCCAGGCGCGCAGCGCACTGCAGGCGCAGGACTATGCCGCGCTGGATGCACTGCTGGCGCCCCACGAGCAGGTCTGGCTGGACGGCGTGCGACCCTTGCCCGGCATCCGCTGGCGCCTGCGCAACCTGCATGATGCCGAACTGAGCCTGGATGAGCGCCTGCAGCAGGCGCAGCAGTGGGTCGCCGCGGCCCCGCACAGCTACTACGCGCACCTGCGCCTGGGCGCCTGCTGGGAGTCCGCCGCAGGCGCGCTGCGCAGCGCCGACGTCGCCGCGCTGGTGGAGGACAGCCAGTGGCTGGCCGCACGCCTGGCCCGCGACCATGCGGTGCACGCCTACCTGCAGGCGATTCCGTTGTCATCCCGCCCGGCGCTGGCGCTGGATGGCATCAAGCGCATCACCAGCTACCTGCGTGAACCGAACTGGTTGCTTGCACTGCAGGCCGGCCGGCCGGCCGAATCCGATGAGCAGGTGCTGGCCGAGCGCTATCCGCAGGCGTGGCCGCAGGCAGTGCAGATGCTGTCGCGCTTCGGCGCGCCGCTGCAGACGCTGCCCAGCGCGCTGCCCGCGCTGCTGCAGGAGCGCGACCAGGACGATTTCGACGCACCGTTGGCGTACTGGATGCACCTGGTGCTGCAGCAACGTCCCAACGACCAGAGCACCCTGGAAGACACCCTGTACTACCTGTACCCGCGCTGGGGTGGCAGCCACGAGGCGATGGAGGATTTCATCGAAGGCAGCTGGTGCCGTGGCCTGGAGCTGGCGCAGCGCAACGCGTTGCGCTGGTGCAAGGAACAGGACTGGCTGGGCGAGCTGCCGCACCGCGACGATGCCGATGCTGTGGCTGCGCACGAACGTGCCTATGCGCAGATCCTCGACGGGCACCTGGAGCGCTTCGTACGTGCGGAGGTCCTGATCCAGCGCGCCGCGCTCCGCTTCCACCTCGGCCGCATCGAGGAGATCGAAGACCAGGTGCACTGGAACGCCGGCTGCATGCAGGCTGTTCTGGAAGACCTTCAGCAGGCCTGGACGCTGGATCGTGACATGGTGCTGCACGGCGGCTTCAGCGGCCTTGAAGCCTGCACCTGGTTCGCCCATGTCGACGGAGCCGGAGCCCTGTTCGCACAGGTGGTGGACTACGCCGCCCACGAAGGCGATTCGGCGCTCGGCCTGCTCTGGGCGGCTACCGCCATCGAGCACGGCCTGCTGGGCCAGACCGCCGACCCGGCGCGTGCGCAGCCCCTGCTGCAGCGCGCCCTGAAGATTGCGGCGGAACAGAAGACCTCCACGGTCACCTTTGCGTCCAACCTGTTCTGCGATGTCTCGCAGGATGCGGGCCTGTCGCTGCTGCAGCGCATGGCCGACGCTGGCGATGCCGGTGCGATGGCCGCGCTGTGCGACCTGTACAAGGGCCGGCTGGGTGGCCGCGACCAGCCGGACTTCGTGGATGCGCAGAAGGCCCTGTACTGGCAGGAACGCGCCGTGGAGGGCGGCGACCTGATCGCCACCTACAACCTGGGCGTGCGCCTGGTTGCCGCCGGTGGTGCTGACAACGAAGCGCGTGCACGCGAGCTGTACCTGCGCTGCCTGCGCGAAGCCGAGGCCGGCGAACGCGTGTGGGGCCCGACCTGCCGCAACCTGGCCTGCCTGGCATTTGATGGCCAGAACGACGCGCACAAGCGCGAAGCGGTCGAATGCGCCCTGATCCCGCTGTGGTGGCGTGGTGAGGACGACGACAAGCTGTGGGCCGCCGGCTACCTGGCCGACGTCTACCACTTCGGCAACGGCGTGCCGGCCAACGCCTTCCTGGCCCTGACCTGGCTGCAGCGCGCCAGCGAGATCGATACCGGGTACGTGGACGTGGTGCGCATGACGCCGCTGATCAACGGCGAAGGACGCTGGTTCGGCGCCAGCCGTGCGCGCAAACAGCAGGCGCAGGACCGCCAGCAGGTGGACAGCGCCACATGGGCTCTGACCTTCGGCCAGCGCAGCCAGGACAGCGACCTCACTGCGGTCTGA
- a CDS encoding formylglycine-generating enzyme family protein translates to MRFSLSPVLCTALAVALAGCTPSPPTTAERAAGDDVRPAQASVTDTASPPQQGRVTIAGEDAAEDVQQWTPPRVDRQGRSLAQLRRAAEQAFTQGRLYEDADAAIPLWLAVQEEDPDDRQARQGLQRARQRLQQQADQLLVRPLQQREALAEASRQALVLLTLAPNDEKVRALQGRVERAQRVVAYNRAGEEDLRSDRIGEEGDGAIGNFREALALDEHNSRAKQGLAAAESGLIRRAEDAARARDFASAGSWLAEASKVRDSSPTIADAFERIEQIRSDTLLRLRDDGLRELATPQGLKPAREKLAEALRIGLPGDAAVAQLRERIDLATHYGSFRPGQVFSDAMRDGGRGPQMVVVPHGGFQMGAGDAEPGSADSERPSHYVRFDRGFAMAITEVTVGDFERYVKATNARPRATRRGHSVVYDERSGNFIRRSGVDWRSDYDGGRALGNSPVMHVSVRDAENYAAWLSEQTGRSYRLPSEAEFEYALRAGSSGRYPWGDAGTPPPGSGNFTGSKDVSPSGRHWHNAFIGYGDGWWGPAPVASFQANAFGLHDMAGNLSEWVADCWHASYRRAPSDGVAWFNPGCRARVIRGGNWANAPEQTRAAWRQSQDSDTTNARIGFRLVRGI, encoded by the coding sequence TTGCGTTTTTCGTTGTCGCCCGTGCTGTGCACAGCCCTGGCCGTGGCCCTGGCCGGCTGCACGCCGTCGCCGCCGACGACCGCCGAGCGGGCCGCCGGCGACGATGTGCGCCCGGCCCAGGCGAGCGTCACCGACACGGCATCGCCGCCGCAGCAGGGCCGCGTGACCATTGCCGGCGAGGACGCCGCAGAGGATGTTCAACAGTGGACGCCGCCGCGCGTGGACCGGCAAGGGCGCAGCCTGGCCCAGCTGCGCCGTGCGGCCGAGCAGGCGTTCACCCAGGGGCGGCTCTACGAGGATGCCGACGCAGCCATTCCGCTGTGGCTGGCGGTGCAGGAGGAAGACCCGGATGACCGCCAGGCGCGGCAGGGCCTGCAGCGTGCGCGCCAGCGCCTGCAGCAGCAGGCCGACCAGCTGCTGGTGCGTCCGCTGCAGCAGCGCGAGGCACTGGCCGAGGCCAGCCGCCAGGCGCTGGTGCTGCTGACGCTGGCGCCCAATGACGAAAAGGTGCGCGCCCTGCAGGGGCGGGTGGAACGGGCCCAGCGCGTGGTGGCCTACAACCGCGCGGGCGAAGAGGACCTGCGCTCGGACCGGATCGGCGAGGAAGGGGACGGCGCGATCGGCAACTTCCGCGAGGCGCTGGCGCTGGATGAACACAACAGCCGGGCCAAGCAGGGTCTGGCGGCGGCCGAAAGTGGCCTGATCCGCCGCGCCGAGGATGCCGCGCGTGCCCGCGACTTCGCCAGCGCCGGCAGCTGGCTGGCCGAGGCGAGCAAGGTCCGTGACTCGTCGCCGACCATTGCCGATGCGTTCGAACGCATCGAGCAGATCCGCTCGGACACGCTGCTGCGGCTGCGCGACGACGGCCTGCGCGAGCTGGCCACGCCGCAGGGCCTGAAACCGGCGCGGGAGAAGCTGGCCGAGGCGCTGCGCATCGGTCTGCCCGGTGATGCGGCGGTGGCCCAGCTGCGCGAGCGCATCGACCTGGCCACGCACTACGGCAGCTTCCGCCCGGGCCAGGTGTTCAGTGATGCGATGCGCGATGGCGGGCGCGGCCCGCAGATGGTGGTGGTGCCGCATGGTGGATTCCAGATGGGCGCCGGCGACGCCGAGCCGGGCTCGGCCGATTCGGAGCGACCTTCGCATTACGTACGCTTTGACCGAGGCTTCGCGATGGCGATCACCGAAGTCACCGTCGGCGACTTCGAGCGCTATGTAAAGGCCACCAACGCGCGGCCCCGGGCCACCCGCCGTGGTCATTCGGTGGTGTATGACGAGCGCAGTGGCAACTTCATCCGGCGCAGTGGCGTGGACTGGCGCTCGGACTACGATGGCGGCCGAGCGCTGGGCAACTCGCCGGTGATGCACGTCAGTGTGCGTGATGCCGAGAACTACGCAGCGTGGCTGTCCGAGCAGACCGGACGCAGCTACCGGCTGCCGAGCGAGGCTGAGTTCGAGTATGCACTGCGTGCCGGCAGCAGTGGCCGTTACCCGTGGGGAGATGCCGGTACACCTCCTCCCGGCAGCGGCAACTTCACCGGCAGCAAGGACGTGTCGCCCTCCGGCCGGCACTGGCACAACGCCTTCATCGGCTACGGTGATGGCTGGTGGGGGCCGGCGCCGGTGGCCAGCTTCCAGGCCAATGCCTTCGGCCTGCATGACATGGCGGGCAACCTGAGCGAATGGGTGGCCGACTGCTGGCATGCCAGCTACCGGCGTGCGCCGTCCGATGGCGTGGCCTGGTTCAACCCGGGGTGCCGCGCGCGGGTGATCCGTGGCGGCAACTGGGCCAACGCGCCCGAGCAGACCCGTGCCGCCTGGCGGCAGTCGCAGGATTCGGATACGACCAACGCGCGCATCGGTTTCCGCCTGGTGCGCGGTATCTGA
- a CDS encoding alpha/beta hydrolase, with the protein MRLEAALQQFVDAVAAHPLPHDLRDLRAISATALPQLQGAPQRVAQVVEYSVTARDGHALEVRLYTPEGLPEGPAPALLFAHGGGWFQCSLAVYDGPCRALANASGCVVAAVGYRLAPEHPFPVALHDVADVWSWLQANTERLGLDSQRLAIGGDSAGGNLAAACCLLLRDLGLPQPRRQLLLYPALDAGMDSDSYREYASGYYLSAELMQRCWQAYLGDPGAPPALASPAHATDLHGLAPASVLSCEHDPLRDEAEQYALRLQAAGIDCTLERLPGMVHACIHLHTVSASTDVAVQRAGALLRQALC; encoded by the coding sequence ATGCGGCTTGAAGCGGCGCTGCAGCAGTTCGTCGATGCGGTCGCAGCCCATCCGCTGCCGCATGACCTGCGGGATCTGCGTGCGATCAGTGCAACGGCGCTGCCACAGTTGCAGGGTGCGCCGCAGCGGGTGGCACAGGTGGTCGAGTACAGCGTGACGGCGCGCGACGGCCACGCGTTGGAAGTGCGCCTTTACACACCGGAGGGGCTGCCCGAAGGACCGGCACCGGCCCTGTTGTTCGCCCATGGTGGCGGCTGGTTCCAGTGCTCGCTGGCGGTCTATGACGGTCCGTGCCGGGCATTGGCCAATGCCAGTGGCTGCGTGGTTGCCGCGGTCGGCTACCGTCTGGCGCCGGAACACCCCTTCCCAGTAGCGCTGCACGACGTTGCCGACGTCTGGTCGTGGCTGCAGGCCAACACCGAACGCCTTGGGCTGGACTCGCAGCGGCTGGCAATCGGCGGCGACAGTGCAGGCGGCAATCTGGCCGCCGCCTGCTGCCTGCTGCTGCGCGATCTCGGCCTGCCGCAGCCGCGCCGTCAGCTGCTGCTCTACCCGGCACTGGACGCCGGCATGGACAGCGACTCCTATCGCGAGTACGCCAGTGGCTACTACCTCAGCGCCGAACTGATGCAACGCTGCTGGCAGGCCTATCTCGGCGATCCGGGCGCACCGCCGGCACTGGCCTCGCCTGCCCATGCAACGGATCTGCATGGATTGGCGCCGGCCTCGGTACTCAGCTGCGAGCACGACCCGCTGCGTGACGAGGCCGAACAGTACGCGCTGCGGCTGCAGGCGGCAGGTATCGACTGCACGCTGGAGCGGCTGCCCGGGATGGTCCACGCCTGCATCCATCTGCACACGGTCAGTGCCTCCACCGACGTGGCCGTGCAGCGCGCCGGCGCCCTGCTGCGCCAGGCCCTGTGCTGA